A genomic region of Deinococcus seoulensis contains the following coding sequences:
- a CDS encoding phage tail tape measure protein has product MTGPTLPPLTGTASLDVTQFRKGTRDALNALREVVDYAKKQGTLTLTAKLSGASTAAIRKTITDAMGTDTLSVKLTFNPASVAAAIRDLRTALSAVAGINVSALTALQIKINDQIRQLTALIAQLRALGGGGGSGNRGSSFSAGTQTLLADLERLNNEYRRGDVNAATYVARLTSLQASLRTAAAAATAGTAEFRALDTALTRTVQGMRNVNSDGITKLRTELAGARAQFDAAAAAATNLAERRAAIAAYEADLNRIRVSLQGMAAAGNLTAQQLGTVNRLLAQTAREQQTLRGGINIAGLSGNISNALQQLSGFIPGLSQVSGLFGTLPLPILAAATALGAFTAAMVASFRTAADFQAVMVDIKALTSPTADGLRDLNAAARTLGLDLGVGPRDAAKAILELNRAGLTAEEAIRGGLAGALTLAGAAGIETATAAKLAASAMTAFKLSAADLPQVADNFANFANSTFLGAEDLALAIAAVGPVAVNAGLSIEQFSGIMATAAQGGFRSMQDAGTSLKTMILSLQSPSETGAAALERIGVNAYEADGSFRPFLSTVDDLRAALKGMTEQGRNNVLRDIFGQDAIRIATILYASNTEEIEKNIETQGKVGEAARVAKERLESYQGEVKLLTAAWEEFKTQIGEGALPAMTDLIKELRSNLTWLRQNTEALQKFGEAMGAASKLGLNPFTQGTSDARRNSQAFAEIAQVYADAEAAAAKSGEALLARATELERAGDRTSIAAAKMLRAMQELREAQEGEITGRNFFTGEPTRAIDLQLVEQKTQALAELQAELAAVRAEVARNPQANGPAAGPDLEPARVKAQSAAVRDLRKALGDRAFQLKIGGLDGVEREVAQVGKAFDELRKKLKTSFGGNLNSSELKGALAELAEAQAKEEWAVRAKYAADKARERADDLAAAQQSARDSAFAVQRAEIQAMEQGRARVQAERALELRELQASIAEQVAEYEKFPQLRAQVESDGRRQVAALRRQYQQEDLATARSNAEAVAAAEGEARAAIIAALPEGAAKRQAEREAELASVRRGISDRLAALAGYPAEQARIEQAGQQQLAALRQGWARQDEADARERARRIVTAFQAAQDAQLAAQSAARDAQAARLDLDVARRVAQARGGAQEVARIELQAARDRAALAEQSARAEAMAQRETLARTTNERLTAEGVTAEEQAQIRREYYARVAELDSKYTADQAKRVQDREQAERDGLERIRAAQVAAAQQPVTAAQADLKGLENQKALASTAAERLGIEQRIVAAQDRLRAAYQGILDRAAQLRLTDEERRTLADGVTEATQGQAQATREVVNVQQELVDQSRALLDSRLALVDAEGELALRMARTDAQAAAAQQRLLSNAQARLTGLDTQISGEADETKRNALLQQRLALTGQIADLQDRITAAPLDGERRRLTLYQAQAELLLQATGLSDDRVAGAQLAVRAAQQEVNLAQRALDLARTEAGQDEARTTLTQKQTALLGAQAQAVQVRNERDAQALDVAEARLRAEARITGMAEDAVAAAQLDLDLTRRRLAATWQAQAAPDQTGSRRAELAKQELDLTAQQAEQERRLTAAQRDRRTLLDGLAVSQGALTRALAGGTVEAQKTAQIQADLLTTRRALITAEREYNSAVASGDPTRQKTATDALTQAITAQRGAVRALADSYSGMLTGMDSVRDAAARLSTVAYGETGRAPSAATTQRELARLQAIETRRNAARAQLTEALRGSDADLIAKAASEFATQEDRYRKQADALDKAGTKFTRTGEKEAQRLADQVDDLGIQYDRESVIVQDRIRAANREAEAAALFSAAVDRYVAATPDAVPGQQDDRPVYVVEGRRYNSLADAQASLNRAQLPAAQAAVMPDLTRLIDLLQTQQTSRTAPAAPATVPAPNHTTNWDVEVTVNGAGLNPDQVANQVITKLEDRARRSGRNC; this is encoded by the coding sequence ATGACCGGACCCACCCTGCCGCCCCTGACCGGGACTGCCAGCCTCGACGTGACCCAGTTCCGCAAGGGGACGCGCGACGCGCTGAACGCGCTGCGCGAAGTCGTGGACTACGCCAAAAAACAGGGCACCCTGACCCTGACCGCGAAACTCAGCGGCGCCAGCACGGCCGCCATCCGGAAAACCATCACGGACGCCATGGGGACCGACACTCTCAGCGTGAAACTCACGTTCAACCCCGCCAGTGTCGCTGCCGCGATCCGCGACCTGCGGACAGCCCTGAGTGCCGTGGCAGGCATCAACGTCAGCGCCCTGACGGCCCTGCAGATCAAAATCAACGACCAGATCAGGCAGCTCACTGCCCTGATTGCGCAGCTGCGCGCACTGGGCGGGGGTGGCGGGAGCGGGAACCGGGGCAGCTCGTTCAGCGCGGGCACGCAGACCCTCCTCGCGGACCTGGAGCGACTCAACAACGAGTACCGGCGCGGCGACGTGAACGCTGCCACCTACGTCGCGCGCCTCACCAGCCTCCAGGCCAGCCTGCGGACCGCCGCCGCCGCCGCGACAGCTGGCACCGCAGAATTCCGCGCGCTGGACACCGCTCTGACCCGCACCGTGCAGGGCATGCGCAACGTCAACAGCGACGGCATCACCAAACTCCGCACCGAACTGGCCGGGGCGCGCGCGCAGTTCGACGCGGCTGCTGCCGCTGCGACCAACCTCGCGGAGCGGCGCGCGGCCATCGCCGCGTACGAGGCGGACCTCAACCGCATCCGCGTCAGCCTTCAGGGCATGGCAGCAGCTGGCAACCTCACGGCGCAGCAACTCGGCACGGTCAACCGCCTGCTCGCCCAGACGGCCCGCGAGCAGCAGACCCTCCGGGGCGGCATCAACATCGCCGGACTCAGCGGCAACATCAGCAACGCCCTGCAGCAGCTCTCCGGGTTCATTCCTGGCCTCTCGCAGGTGAGTGGCCTGTTCGGCACGCTGCCGCTCCCGATCCTGGCCGCCGCGACTGCCCTGGGTGCATTCACGGCCGCGATGGTCGCCTCGTTCAGGACCGCCGCCGATTTTCAGGCCGTCATGGTCGACATCAAGGCACTGACGAGTCCCACGGCTGACGGGCTGCGCGACCTCAACGCGGCCGCCCGTACGCTCGGACTGGACCTGGGCGTCGGCCCGCGCGACGCCGCGAAAGCCATCCTGGAACTCAACCGCGCGGGCCTGACCGCCGAGGAGGCCATCCGGGGCGGACTGGCCGGCGCGCTGACCCTCGCCGGCGCCGCCGGGATCGAGACGGCAACCGCCGCCAAACTCGCCGCCAGCGCCATGACCGCGTTCAAGCTCAGCGCGGCCGACCTGCCGCAGGTCGCGGACAACTTCGCGAACTTCGCCAACAGCACCTTCCTCGGCGCTGAGGACCTCGCGCTGGCCATCGCGGCCGTGGGTCCCGTCGCGGTCAACGCCGGGCTGAGCATCGAGCAGTTCAGCGGCATCATGGCCACCGCCGCGCAGGGCGGCTTCCGGTCCATGCAGGACGCCGGTACGTCCCTGAAAACCATGATCCTCAGCCTCCAGTCACCCAGCGAGACTGGCGCGGCCGCGCTGGAACGCATCGGCGTGAACGCCTACGAGGCGGACGGGTCGTTCCGTCCGTTCCTCTCGACCGTGGATGACCTGCGCGCCGCGCTGAAAGGCATGACCGAACAGGGGCGCAACAACGTCCTGCGCGACATTTTCGGTCAGGACGCCATCCGGATCGCCACGATCCTGTACGCCAGCAACACCGAGGAGATCGAGAAGAACATCGAGACGCAGGGCAAGGTGGGCGAGGCGGCCCGCGTGGCGAAGGAACGCCTGGAGTCCTATCAGGGCGAGGTGAAACTCCTCACGGCCGCATGGGAGGAATTCAAGACCCAGATTGGCGAGGGGGCGCTGCCCGCCATGACCGACCTCATCAAGGAACTGCGCTCGAACCTGACGTGGCTGCGGCAGAACACCGAGGCACTCCAGAAGTTCGGGGAGGCCATGGGCGCCGCGTCGAAACTCGGCCTGAACCCGTTCACGCAGGGCACCAGCGACGCGCGCCGGAACAGTCAGGCGTTCGCTGAGATCGCCCAGGTCTACGCGGACGCCGAGGCTGCCGCTGCCAAGAGCGGGGAGGCGCTGCTCGCCAGAGCCACCGAGCTGGAACGCGCCGGTGACCGGACCAGCATCGCGGCCGCGAAGATGCTGCGCGCGATGCAGGAACTCCGCGAGGCGCAGGAGGGTGAGATCACCGGCCGCAACTTCTTCACCGGCGAACCGACCCGCGCCATCGACCTCCAGTTGGTGGAGCAGAAAACGCAGGCGCTGGCGGAACTGCAGGCCGAGCTGGCGGCCGTGCGCGCCGAGGTGGCCCGCAACCCGCAGGCGAACGGACCGGCAGCGGGACCGGACCTCGAACCGGCCAGAGTGAAGGCCCAGAGCGCTGCTGTGCGAGATCTCCGCAAAGCTCTCGGGGACCGCGCGTTCCAGCTGAAGATCGGCGGACTGGACGGCGTGGAGAGGGAGGTCGCGCAGGTCGGCAAGGCGTTCGACGAGCTGCGCAAGAAACTCAAGACCTCGTTTGGCGGCAACCTCAACAGCAGCGAACTGAAGGGGGCGCTGGCTGAACTGGCCGAGGCTCAGGCGAAAGAGGAGTGGGCCGTCCGGGCGAAGTACGCCGCCGACAAGGCCAGGGAAAGAGCCGATGACCTCGCCGCCGCCCAGCAGAGTGCCCGTGACAGCGCATTCGCCGTGCAGCGGGCCGAGATCCAGGCGATGGAGCAGGGCCGCGCCCGTGTGCAGGCCGAGCGTGCACTGGAGTTGCGCGAGTTGCAGGCCAGCATCGCGGAGCAGGTGGCCGAGTACGAGAAGTTCCCGCAGCTCCGCGCGCAGGTGGAGAGCGACGGGCGCCGTCAGGTCGCCGCCCTGCGCCGCCAGTACCAGCAGGAGGACCTCGCCACGGCACGCAGCAACGCAGAAGCCGTCGCCGCCGCGGAGGGAGAGGCCCGCGCTGCCATCATCGCCGCGCTGCCCGAGGGAGCCGCGAAACGACAGGCCGAGCGGGAGGCTGAGCTGGCCAGCGTCCGCAGGGGCATCAGCGACCGCCTCGCTGCGCTGGCCGGGTACCCGGCCGAGCAGGCCCGCATCGAGCAGGCGGGGCAGCAGCAACTCGCCGCGCTCCGTCAGGGCTGGGCGCGGCAGGACGAGGCAGACGCCCGTGAGCGTGCCCGGCGCATCGTGACCGCATTCCAGGCAGCCCAGGACGCCCAGCTCGCCGCGCAGTCGGCCGCACGGGACGCGCAGGCGGCCCGGCTGGACCTCGACGTGGCCCGCCGGGTCGCGCAGGCCAGAGGAGGCGCGCAGGAGGTCGCCCGCATCGAACTCCAGGCAGCCCGTGACCGCGCCGCGCTGGCCGAGCAGTCCGCACGCGCGGAGGCGATGGCCCAGCGCGAGACCCTGGCCCGGACCACGAACGAGCGACTGACCGCCGAGGGGGTCACGGCCGAGGAGCAGGCCCAGATCCGCCGCGAGTATTACGCCCGGGTGGCCGAACTGGACAGCAAATACACCGCCGATCAGGCCAAACGCGTGCAGGATCGCGAACAGGCTGAGCGTGATGGGCTGGAACGCATCCGGGCCGCCCAGGTCGCTGCCGCGCAGCAACCCGTCACGGCCGCGCAGGCGGACCTGAAAGGCCTGGAGAACCAGAAGGCACTGGCCAGCACCGCAGCCGAGCGGCTCGGCATCGAACAGCGCATCGTCGCCGCGCAGGACCGCCTCCGGGCCGCGTACCAGGGCATCCTCGACCGCGCCGCCCAGCTGCGGCTCACGGACGAGGAACGCCGCACCCTGGCCGATGGAGTCACCGAGGCGACGCAGGGGCAGGCACAGGCGACACGGGAGGTGGTCAACGTGCAGCAGGAACTCGTGGACCAGTCCCGCGCGCTGCTGGACTCCCGCCTCGCGCTGGTCGATGCGGAGGGAGAGCTGGCCCTCCGCATGGCCCGCACGGACGCGCAGGCTGCCGCTGCCCAGCAACGCCTGCTCAGCAACGCCCAGGCCCGCCTGACTGGACTGGACACCCAGATCAGCGGGGAGGCCGACGAGACCAAACGCAACGCACTCCTCCAGCAGCGCCTCGCCCTGACCGGACAGATCGCGGACCTGCAGGACCGCATCACGGCCGCCCCGCTGGACGGGGAGCGCAGACGCCTGACGCTGTACCAGGCTCAGGCGGAACTGCTGCTCCAGGCGACAGGCCTCTCCGATGACCGGGTGGCGGGCGCGCAGCTCGCCGTGCGGGCCGCGCAACAGGAGGTCAACCTCGCCCAGCGGGCACTCGATCTCGCCCGGACCGAGGCGGGACAGGACGAGGCGCGCACCACCCTCACGCAGAAACAGACGGCGCTGCTCGGCGCGCAGGCTCAGGCCGTGCAGGTCCGTAACGAGCGGGACGCGCAGGCGCTGGACGTGGCAGAGGCGAGACTGCGGGCAGAGGCGCGCATCACCGGCATGGCCGAGGATGCCGTCGCGGCGGCGCAGCTGGATCTGGACCTGACCCGCAGGCGCCTCGCCGCCACCTGGCAGGCCCAGGCCGCTCCCGACCAGACCGGCAGCCGCCGCGCCGAACTGGCGAAACAGGAGCTGGACCTGACCGCCCAGCAGGCGGAACAGGAACGCCGACTCACGGCCGCCCAGCGGGACCGCCGCACCCTGCTCGACGGACTCGCTGTCAGTCAGGGAGCCCTGACCCGCGCACTGGCCGGCGGCACGGTGGAGGCACAGAAAACCGCGCAGATCCAGGCGGACCTGCTCACCACCCGCCGCGCACTCATCACCGCCGAGCGGGAGTACAACAGCGCCGTTGCCAGCGGCGACCCGACCCGCCAGAAAACCGCGACCGACGCACTCACGCAGGCGATCACCGCCCAGCGCGGCGCCGTGCGAGCCCTGGCCGACAGTTACAGCGGGATGCTCACCGGCATGGATAGCGTGCGGGACGCGGCGGCCCGCCTGAGCACCGTCGCCTACGGGGAGACCGGACGCGCCCCGAGCGCAGCCACCACCCAGCGCGAACTGGCGAGGCTTCAGGCGATCGAAACCCGCCGCAACGCCGCGCGCGCGCAGCTGACCGAGGCGCTCAGGGGCAGCGATGCCGACCTGATCGCCAAGGCGGCCAGCGAATTCGCCACGCAGGAGGACCGCTACCGCAAACAGGCCGACGCACTCGACAAGGCCGGGACCAAATTCACCCGAACGGGGGAAAAAGAAGCTCAGCGCCTCGCGGATCAGGTGGACGACCTGGGCATCCAGTACGACCGCGAGAGCGTCATCGTGCAGGACCGCATCCGGGCCGCCAACCGGGAGGCAGAGGCCGCCGCGCTGTTCAGTGCAGCCGTGGACCGCTACGTGGCCGCCACCCCGGACGCCGTGCCCGGCCAGCAGGACGACCGGCCCGTGTACGTGGTGGAAGGTCGCCGCTACAACTCCCTGGCGGACGCGCAGGCCAGCCTGAACCGCGCGCAACTCCCCGCCGCGCAGGCGGCCGTGATGCCGGACCTCACCCGCCTGATTGACCTGCTCCAGACCCAGCAGACCAGCAGGACGGCACCCGCCGCGCCTGCCACCGTCCCCGCCCCGAACCACACCACCAACTGGGACGTGGAGGTCACCGTCAACGGCGCCGGGCTGAACCCTGATCAGGTCGCCAATCAGGTCATCACGAAACTGGAGGACCGCGCCCGCCGGTCCGGGAGGAACTGCTGA